In Drosophila simulans strain w501 chromosome X, Prin_Dsim_3.1, whole genome shotgun sequence, one DNA window encodes the following:
- the LOC27207566 gene encoding adenylate cyclase type 9 isoform X1, with the protein MSESRRQSVSSRAMPPGVLVNDSRANSTDDIQIALAPHIQTYLSQTGRRHSCCSVMLPVAFERAAAKSWLDPKFDSPVLEEQYQASVFPHVRMRYRFTLSYILLCSLMWCLYFVVDGGSEDFWRPISSSFSMLSLVTIMALCFTHWDLYREHRTVTSAITALLLCGASLAFLTYTGRAFSPLGHFAICLEIVLLIYTALPMPLWLGASTAISYSIAFEMVSHMVIGCSAIHGGPMHGGGGAAGGSGMEANGDPSNRILILRIMAHLSVHLVGVHVLIMNLVRMRGTFMKVGQNLLVRRQLEMEKQLKEKMIHSVMPPKVADMLLNEGGPSGLDAGGLPPESHYMRPRASNDVKSLFRPFHMHSMENVSILFADIVGFTRMSSTKTAEQLVEILNDLFERFDDLCSLSGCEKISTLGDCYYCVSGCPEPRADHAICCVEMGLGMIDAMRCFDAQRHEGVKMRVGVHTGTVLCGIVGTRRVKFDVWSNDVSLANKMESSGKPEQVHISQETSSFLGDAYYLEEGEEVFGHRTYFVVGRRRDFTRTNSLSPSMPANATGSSLLLPGAHGASLSQSATNVSAVQPNVPPASPVGQLSSSLNPSPVLSMRPRLTSLSMKMRKKSQSRDRDVERGIIHPAAAGIPPVIVVRERPKIIITTKSLPGSLDSDEQPPVSPPLLPPANPPAAETRSKIKLKVWKIPRFLKRFEDLTNRSSCGGSSSAGHLDKEREREREKEKEELHHQNQLNPEETLAFMDNQMQNGNGCGYQQLPVLVESNHRTQTLDIPAARPVLHHAATSTALASSVLRSPEAGVSGGGGCCSPGQYSMYDDIIDVRSYISQSRSDISPFGRSGSYRSQCGRQSTGGVNGAAGPAGVGAEGRAGTSQAAPPIEQSPLPRPRASTLATGRPTPNSLEPGTSSTSPCCLPAPGNSGGGGSIFPPSHSRQSSICPSATSRKDSGIKSNSRRSSIQQQIYALNQTAISQHRVSGYFTSSTSSISNLGEVQGLGLPLAVQPPPPLLMPACSSQMADPLAACLQQLRKQSDLQLIRCVRDNARSQRSYLVKPPLRKFSLYFKSRQLERDFRSKAHRFGAENETEGPPTLATPRYNTYIDIFVGIAVYLCISVSLFLMTQNTVSPSFRLWVTLFSCFTGIQVFALFLFTRQMCRRQSGSNVSNRFRSKSTTSEDLEREERGAAPGGTPHFESCADRIFEAISSWYPWHICLAVLMAMPVLLIIANFLLLDLEQLEAFEYHYGFLIFVCIVHFCNFTQLNCWVRNVLAFLAALCFIGIAVSQLMVYSHNRSDQQQDQEASNFIQEIKWFQDYHVEIYLDLLLILVLVWFLNREFEIGYRLTFYGNAVANQDKVRVQNMKNQADMLLHNIIPKHVAEHLKNTAKYSENHHNIAIIFASIVNFNEMYDESYLGGKEFLRVLNELIGDFDELLSRPEFRAVEKIKTIGSTFMAASGLDPSHRGTGDEHIHTLMEFSIAMQEVVDAFNKDLLEFNLILRIGMNIGDVTAGVIGTSKLYYDIWGDAVNVASRMDSTGLPNRIQVGKDCLPFLTNRYEFEPRGSVYVKGKDHMEVFLYTTRRDNPPDDDEADKVERLPTKNKECVERDEDVVQGEQQAEDDDEEEEEEDDDLHSSETTTLFKSQESLQANGGSHLAPTAAATSHTHTITLTNNNNHNSSNNNNNIATSNTTTTANNNSMPVET; encoded by the exons GTTCACCCTCTCGTACATCCTGCTCTGCTCGCTGATGTGGTGCCTGTACTTCGTGGTGGATGGCGGATCGGAGGACTTCTGGCGCCCCATCTCTAGCTCCTTCTCGATGCTCTCGCTGGTCACCATCATGGCGTTGTGCTTCACCCATTGGGACCTGTACAGGGAGCACCGAACGGTGACCTCGGCGATAACTGCGCTGCTACTCTGCGGCGCCTCATTGGCATTCCTCACCTACACGGGCCGGGCATTTAGTCCGCTGGGTCACTTCGCCATCTGCCTGGAGATCGTCCTGCTGATCTACACGGCTCTACCGATGCCCTTGTGGCTGGGCGCCAGTACGGCGATCAGCTATTCGATTGCCTTCGAGATGGTCTCGCACATGGTGATCGGATGCAGTGCGATTCATGGAGGTCCCATGCACGGCGGaggtggagcagctggaggatcAGGAATGGAGGCCAACGGAGATCCCAGCAATAGGATACTCATACTGCGGATAATGGCCCACCTGAGTGTGCATTTGGTGGGCGTGCATGTGCTGATCATGAATCTGGTGCGCATGCGCGGCACCTTCATGAAGGTGGGTCAGAATCTCCTCGTGCGTCGCCAGTTGGAGATGGAAAAGCAGCTCAAGGAGAAGATGATACACTCGGTGATGCCGCCGAAAGTGGCCGATATGCTGCTCAATGAGGGTGGTCCGTCGGGTCTGGATGCCGGTGGACTGCCACCGGAATCCCACTACATGCGACCACGTGCCTCCAACGATGTGAAGTCCCTGTTCCGACCATTCCACATGCACAGCATGGAGAACGTGAGCATCCTATTCGCGGACATCGTTGGCTTCACTCGCATGTCCTCGACGAAAACAGCCGAACAGTTGGTGGAGATACTCAACGATCTCTTCGAGCGTTTTGACGACCTTTGCTCGCTGAGTGGCTGCGAGAAGATCTCCACGCTGGGCGATTGCTACTACTGCGTGTCCGGTTGTCCAGAGCCACGGGCGGATCACGCCATTTGCTGTGTGGAAATGGGCCTGGGCATGATTGATGCCATGCGCTGCTTCGATGCCCAGCGCCACGAGGGTGTCAAGATGCGAGTGGGCGTCCACACGGGAACAGTTCTCTGCGGGATCGTCGGCACGAGGCGGGTGAAGTTCGATGTGTGGAGCAACGACGTCAGCCTGGCCAATAA AATGGAATCCTCGGGCAAACCGGAGCAGGTGCACATCTCGCAGGAGACATCCAGCTTTCTGGGCGATGCCTACTACTTGGAGGAGGGCGAGGAGGTGTTTG GTCATCGTACGTACTTCGTGGTGGGAAGAAGACGCGACTTCACACGCACCAACAGCCTGAGTCCCAGCATGCCTGCGAATGCCACTGGCAGTTCCCTGCTTTTGCCCGGCGCCCATGGCGCCTCCCTTTCCCAGAGTGCCACCAATGTGTCGGCGGTGCAGCCGAACGTTCCTCCGGCCTCGCCGGTGGGTCAGCTGTCCAGCTCGCTGAATCCCTCGCCGGTGCTCTCCATGCGACCGCGTCTCACCTCGTTGAGCATGAAGATGCGCAAGAAGTCGCAGAGCCGCGACCGGGATGTGGAACGTGGCATCATCCATCCGGCGGCAGCGGGCATTCCACCGGTGATTGTGGTGCGGGAACGACCTAagatcatcatcaccaccaaGTCTCTGCCCGGCAGTCTGGACTCTGATGAACAACCACCGGTCAGTCCACCGTTGCTACCGCCGGCAAATCCCCCAGCGGCCGAAACACGATCGAAGATCAAGCTAAAAGTGTGGAAAATTCCACGATTCCTCAAGCGTTTTGAGGATTTAACCAACAGGAGTAGCTGCGGCGGCAGCTCCTCCGCCGGTCATCTGGACAAAGAACGAGAACGGGAGcgggagaaggagaaggaggagctgcaCCATCAAAATCAACTGAATCCCGAGGAGACCTTGGCATTCATGGACAACCAGATGCAGAATGGCAACGGTTGTGGCTATCAGCAGTTGCCCGTTTTGGTAGAGTCCAACCATCGCACTCAGACCCTGGACATCCCGGCCGCTCGTCCGGTGCTCCATCATGCAGCTACATCCACGGCACTGGCAAGCAGCGTGCTCAGATCGCCGGAGGCGGGAGTCAGTGGGGGCGGAGGTTGCTGTTCTCCTGGTCAGTACTCCATGTACGATGACATCATCGATGTGCGATCCTACATCAGTCAGTCAAGGAGCGATATATCTCCATTCGGTCGTTCGGGCAGCTATAGATCGCAATGTGGCCGCCAGTCAACGGGAGGGGTAAACGGAGCAGCAGGACCAGCAGGAGTTGGGGCCGAAGGAAGAGCTGGCACCTCCCAGGCAGCGCCACCGATAGAGCAATCGCCACTCCCGCGACCACGCGCATCCACCTTGGCAACCGGTAGACCCACACCGAATAGCCTGGAACCGGGCACTTCGTCCACGAGTCCCTGTTGCCTGCCAGCTCCGGGCAACTCCGGTGGAGGTGGTAGCATCTTTCCGCCCTCGCACTCCCGCCAGTCGAGTATCTGCCCATCGGCCACTTCGCGCAAGGATTCCGGGATCAAAAGCAACTCGCGCAGATCCTCGATCCAACAGCAAATCTATGCACTCAACCAGACGGCGATTAGTCAGCACAGGGTCTCCGGTTACTTTACCAGCTCCACGTCCAGTATCTCCAATTTGGGAGAGGTGCAGGGACTGGGACTTCCGCTGGCGGtccaaccaccaccacctctcCTGATGCCCGCCTGCTCCTCGCAAATGGCGGATCCTCTGGCCGCCTGCCTGCAGCAATTGCGCAAGCAATCGGACCTCCAGCTAATCCGTTGCGTTCGGGATAATGCCAGGTCGCAGAGGAGCTATCTGGTGAAACCGCCGTTGCGGAAATTCAGTTTGTACTTCAAGTCACGGCAGTTGGAACGCGATTTCCGCTCGAAGGCCCATCGATTTGGAGCGGAAAATGAGACGGAAGGACCGCCGACTTTGGCCACGCCACGCTATAATACCTACATTGATATATTCGTGGGGATTGCGGTTTATCTGTGCATCTCCGTCTCGCTGTTTTTGATGACCCAGAACACAGTGTCGCCGAGCTTCCGTCTGTGGGTGACCTTGTTCTCCTGCTTCACAGGCATCCAAGTTTTCGCCCTCTTCCTCTTCACAAGGCAAATGTGTCGCCGGCAAAGCGGGAGCAATGTCAGCAATCGATTCAGATCCAAGTCGACGACTAGTGAGGATTTGGAGCGGGAGGAGCGAGGAGCTGCACCGGGGGGAACACCACACTTTGAGTCCTGTGCCGATCGAATCTTCGAGGCCATATCCAGCTGGTATCCGTGGCACATTTGCCTGGCCGTTCTGATGGCCATGCCAGTGCTGTTGATCATCGCCAACTTCCTGCTCCTGGACTTGGAGCAACTGGAGGCGTTTGAGTACCATTATGGATTCCTGATCTTTGTGTGCATCGTGCACTTCTGCAATTTCACACAGCTGAATTGCTGGGTGCGGAATGTGCTGGCCTTTTTGGCAGCCCTCTGCTTTATTGGCATTGCAGTGTCCCAGTTGATGGTCTACAGTCACAATCGGAGTgaccagcagcaggatcaggagGCGTCGAATTTCATCCAGGAGATCAAGTGGTTCCAGGACTATCACGTGGAAATCTATCTGGATCTGCTGCTCATCCTGGTGTTGGTCTGGTTCCTCAATCGCGAATTTGAGATTGGTTATCGGCTGACCTTCTACGGTAATGCGGTGGCCAATCAGGATAAGGTCCGGGTGCAGAACATGAAGAACCAGGCCGACATGCTGCTCCACAACATTATTCCCAAGCACGTGGCTGAGCATCTGAAGAACACGGCCAAGTACTCGGAGAACCATCACAACATAGCCATCATCTTTGCCTCGATCGTGAACTTCAATGAGATGTACGACGAGAGTTATCTGGGTGGCAAGGAGTTCCTGCGTGTGCTCAACGAGCTGATTGGTGACTTTGATGAGCTGCTCTCACGTCCAGAATTCCGGGCTGTGGAGAAGATCAAGACAATTGGTTCGACCTTCATGGCGGCCAGTGGATTGGATCCCTCGCATCGTGGCACGGGGGACGAGCATATTCACACACTGATGGAGTTCTCAATCGCCATGCAGGAGGTGGTGGATGCCTTCAACAAGGATCTGTTGGAGTTCAATCTCATCCTGCGGATTGGCATGAACATTGGCGATGTGACGGCGGGAGTAATCGGTACTAGCAAGCTGTACTACGATATTTGGGGCGATGCAGTCAATGTGGCCTCCAGAATGGACTCCACCGGGCTACCCAATCGCATCCAGGTGGGCAAGGATTGCCTGCCCTTCCTCACCAATCGCTATGAGTTCGAGCCACGTGGCAGTGTCTATGTAAAGGGCAAGGATCACATGGAGGTGTTCCTCTACACGACACGAAGAGATAATCCACCGGATGATGACGAGGCTGATAAGGTTGAACGGTTGCCAACCAAGAATAAGGAGTGCGTGGAGCGGGATGAGGATGTGGTGCAGGGCGAGCAGCAAGCGgaggacgatgacgaggaggaggaggaggaggacgatgacTTGCACTCCAGTGAGACCACCACGCTCTTCAAGTCACAGGAATCGCTGCAGGCGAATGGTGGCAGCCACTTGGCACCCACCGCCGCAGCCAccagccacacccacaccattACCctaaccaacaacaacaaccataacagcagcaacaacaacaacaacattgccaccagcaacacaacaacaacagccaacAACAACTCAATGCCAGTGGAAACTTAG
- the LOC27207566 gene encoding adenylate cyclase type 9 isoform X2 — protein MPPGVLVNDSRANSTDDIQIALAPHIQTYLSQTGRRHSCCSVMLPVAFERAAAKSWLDPKFDSPVLEEQYQASVFPHVRMRYRFTLSYILLCSLMWCLYFVVDGGSEDFWRPISSSFSMLSLVTIMALCFTHWDLYREHRTVTSAITALLLCGASLAFLTYTGRAFSPLGHFAICLEIVLLIYTALPMPLWLGASTAISYSIAFEMVSHMVIGCSAIHGGPMHGGGGAAGGSGMEANGDPSNRILILRIMAHLSVHLVGVHVLIMNLVRMRGTFMKVGQNLLVRRQLEMEKQLKEKMIHSVMPPKVADMLLNEGGPSGLDAGGLPPESHYMRPRASNDVKSLFRPFHMHSMENVSILFADIVGFTRMSSTKTAEQLVEILNDLFERFDDLCSLSGCEKISTLGDCYYCVSGCPEPRADHAICCVEMGLGMIDAMRCFDAQRHEGVKMRVGVHTGTVLCGIVGTRRVKFDVWSNDVSLANKMESSGKPEQVHISQETSSFLGDAYYLEEGEEVFGHRTYFVVGRRRDFTRTNSLSPSMPANATGSSLLLPGAHGASLSQSATNVSAVQPNVPPASPVGQLSSSLNPSPVLSMRPRLTSLSMKMRKKSQSRDRDVERGIIHPAAAGIPPVIVVRERPKIIITTKSLPGSLDSDEQPPVSPPLLPPANPPAAETRSKIKLKVWKIPRFLKRFEDLTNRSSCGGSSSAGHLDKEREREREKEKEELHHQNQLNPEETLAFMDNQMQNGNGCGYQQLPVLVESNHRTQTLDIPAARPVLHHAATSTALASSVLRSPEAGVSGGGGCCSPGQYSMYDDIIDVRSYISQSRSDISPFGRSGSYRSQCGRQSTGGVNGAAGPAGVGAEGRAGTSQAAPPIEQSPLPRPRASTLATGRPTPNSLEPGTSSTSPCCLPAPGNSGGGGSIFPPSHSRQSSICPSATSRKDSGIKSNSRRSSIQQQIYALNQTAISQHRVSGYFTSSTSSISNLGEVQGLGLPLAVQPPPPLLMPACSSQMADPLAACLQQLRKQSDLQLIRCVRDNARSQRSYLVKPPLRKFSLYFKSRQLERDFRSKAHRFGAENETEGPPTLATPRYNTYIDIFVGIAVYLCISVSLFLMTQNTVSPSFRLWVTLFSCFTGIQVFALFLFTRQMCRRQSGSNVSNRFRSKSTTSEDLEREERGAAPGGTPHFESCADRIFEAISSWYPWHICLAVLMAMPVLLIIANFLLLDLEQLEAFEYHYGFLIFVCIVHFCNFTQLNCWVRNVLAFLAALCFIGIAVSQLMVYSHNRSDQQQDQEASNFIQEIKWFQDYHVEIYLDLLLILVLVWFLNREFEIGYRLTFYGNAVANQDKVRVQNMKNQADMLLHNIIPKHVAEHLKNTAKYSENHHNIAIIFASIVNFNEMYDESYLGGKEFLRVLNELIGDFDELLSRPEFRAVEKIKTIGSTFMAASGLDPSHRGTGDEHIHTLMEFSIAMQEVVDAFNKDLLEFNLILRIGMNIGDVTAGVIGTSKLYYDIWGDAVNVASRMDSTGLPNRIQVGKDCLPFLTNRYEFEPRGSVYVKGKDHMEVFLYTTRRDNPPDDDEADKVERLPTKNKECVERDEDVVQGEQQAEDDDEEEEEEDDDLHSSETTTLFKSQESLQANGGSHLAPTAAATSHTHTITLTNNNNHNSSNNNNNIATSNTTTTANNNSMPVET, from the exons GTTCACCCTCTCGTACATCCTGCTCTGCTCGCTGATGTGGTGCCTGTACTTCGTGGTGGATGGCGGATCGGAGGACTTCTGGCGCCCCATCTCTAGCTCCTTCTCGATGCTCTCGCTGGTCACCATCATGGCGTTGTGCTTCACCCATTGGGACCTGTACAGGGAGCACCGAACGGTGACCTCGGCGATAACTGCGCTGCTACTCTGCGGCGCCTCATTGGCATTCCTCACCTACACGGGCCGGGCATTTAGTCCGCTGGGTCACTTCGCCATCTGCCTGGAGATCGTCCTGCTGATCTACACGGCTCTACCGATGCCCTTGTGGCTGGGCGCCAGTACGGCGATCAGCTATTCGATTGCCTTCGAGATGGTCTCGCACATGGTGATCGGATGCAGTGCGATTCATGGAGGTCCCATGCACGGCGGaggtggagcagctggaggatcAGGAATGGAGGCCAACGGAGATCCCAGCAATAGGATACTCATACTGCGGATAATGGCCCACCTGAGTGTGCATTTGGTGGGCGTGCATGTGCTGATCATGAATCTGGTGCGCATGCGCGGCACCTTCATGAAGGTGGGTCAGAATCTCCTCGTGCGTCGCCAGTTGGAGATGGAAAAGCAGCTCAAGGAGAAGATGATACACTCGGTGATGCCGCCGAAAGTGGCCGATATGCTGCTCAATGAGGGTGGTCCGTCGGGTCTGGATGCCGGTGGACTGCCACCGGAATCCCACTACATGCGACCACGTGCCTCCAACGATGTGAAGTCCCTGTTCCGACCATTCCACATGCACAGCATGGAGAACGTGAGCATCCTATTCGCGGACATCGTTGGCTTCACTCGCATGTCCTCGACGAAAACAGCCGAACAGTTGGTGGAGATACTCAACGATCTCTTCGAGCGTTTTGACGACCTTTGCTCGCTGAGTGGCTGCGAGAAGATCTCCACGCTGGGCGATTGCTACTACTGCGTGTCCGGTTGTCCAGAGCCACGGGCGGATCACGCCATTTGCTGTGTGGAAATGGGCCTGGGCATGATTGATGCCATGCGCTGCTTCGATGCCCAGCGCCACGAGGGTGTCAAGATGCGAGTGGGCGTCCACACGGGAACAGTTCTCTGCGGGATCGTCGGCACGAGGCGGGTGAAGTTCGATGTGTGGAGCAACGACGTCAGCCTGGCCAATAA AATGGAATCCTCGGGCAAACCGGAGCAGGTGCACATCTCGCAGGAGACATCCAGCTTTCTGGGCGATGCCTACTACTTGGAGGAGGGCGAGGAGGTGTTTG GTCATCGTACGTACTTCGTGGTGGGAAGAAGACGCGACTTCACACGCACCAACAGCCTGAGTCCCAGCATGCCTGCGAATGCCACTGGCAGTTCCCTGCTTTTGCCCGGCGCCCATGGCGCCTCCCTTTCCCAGAGTGCCACCAATGTGTCGGCGGTGCAGCCGAACGTTCCTCCGGCCTCGCCGGTGGGTCAGCTGTCCAGCTCGCTGAATCCCTCGCCGGTGCTCTCCATGCGACCGCGTCTCACCTCGTTGAGCATGAAGATGCGCAAGAAGTCGCAGAGCCGCGACCGGGATGTGGAACGTGGCATCATCCATCCGGCGGCAGCGGGCATTCCACCGGTGATTGTGGTGCGGGAACGACCTAagatcatcatcaccaccaaGTCTCTGCCCGGCAGTCTGGACTCTGATGAACAACCACCGGTCAGTCCACCGTTGCTACCGCCGGCAAATCCCCCAGCGGCCGAAACACGATCGAAGATCAAGCTAAAAGTGTGGAAAATTCCACGATTCCTCAAGCGTTTTGAGGATTTAACCAACAGGAGTAGCTGCGGCGGCAGCTCCTCCGCCGGTCATCTGGACAAAGAACGAGAACGGGAGcgggagaaggagaaggaggagctgcaCCATCAAAATCAACTGAATCCCGAGGAGACCTTGGCATTCATGGACAACCAGATGCAGAATGGCAACGGTTGTGGCTATCAGCAGTTGCCCGTTTTGGTAGAGTCCAACCATCGCACTCAGACCCTGGACATCCCGGCCGCTCGTCCGGTGCTCCATCATGCAGCTACATCCACGGCACTGGCAAGCAGCGTGCTCAGATCGCCGGAGGCGGGAGTCAGTGGGGGCGGAGGTTGCTGTTCTCCTGGTCAGTACTCCATGTACGATGACATCATCGATGTGCGATCCTACATCAGTCAGTCAAGGAGCGATATATCTCCATTCGGTCGTTCGGGCAGCTATAGATCGCAATGTGGCCGCCAGTCAACGGGAGGGGTAAACGGAGCAGCAGGACCAGCAGGAGTTGGGGCCGAAGGAAGAGCTGGCACCTCCCAGGCAGCGCCACCGATAGAGCAATCGCCACTCCCGCGACCACGCGCATCCACCTTGGCAACCGGTAGACCCACACCGAATAGCCTGGAACCGGGCACTTCGTCCACGAGTCCCTGTTGCCTGCCAGCTCCGGGCAACTCCGGTGGAGGTGGTAGCATCTTTCCGCCCTCGCACTCCCGCCAGTCGAGTATCTGCCCATCGGCCACTTCGCGCAAGGATTCCGGGATCAAAAGCAACTCGCGCAGATCCTCGATCCAACAGCAAATCTATGCACTCAACCAGACGGCGATTAGTCAGCACAGGGTCTCCGGTTACTTTACCAGCTCCACGTCCAGTATCTCCAATTTGGGAGAGGTGCAGGGACTGGGACTTCCGCTGGCGGtccaaccaccaccacctctcCTGATGCCCGCCTGCTCCTCGCAAATGGCGGATCCTCTGGCCGCCTGCCTGCAGCAATTGCGCAAGCAATCGGACCTCCAGCTAATCCGTTGCGTTCGGGATAATGCCAGGTCGCAGAGGAGCTATCTGGTGAAACCGCCGTTGCGGAAATTCAGTTTGTACTTCAAGTCACGGCAGTTGGAACGCGATTTCCGCTCGAAGGCCCATCGATTTGGAGCGGAAAATGAGACGGAAGGACCGCCGACTTTGGCCACGCCACGCTATAATACCTACATTGATATATTCGTGGGGATTGCGGTTTATCTGTGCATCTCCGTCTCGCTGTTTTTGATGACCCAGAACACAGTGTCGCCGAGCTTCCGTCTGTGGGTGACCTTGTTCTCCTGCTTCACAGGCATCCAAGTTTTCGCCCTCTTCCTCTTCACAAGGCAAATGTGTCGCCGGCAAAGCGGGAGCAATGTCAGCAATCGATTCAGATCCAAGTCGACGACTAGTGAGGATTTGGAGCGGGAGGAGCGAGGAGCTGCACCGGGGGGAACACCACACTTTGAGTCCTGTGCCGATCGAATCTTCGAGGCCATATCCAGCTGGTATCCGTGGCACATTTGCCTGGCCGTTCTGATGGCCATGCCAGTGCTGTTGATCATCGCCAACTTCCTGCTCCTGGACTTGGAGCAACTGGAGGCGTTTGAGTACCATTATGGATTCCTGATCTTTGTGTGCATCGTGCACTTCTGCAATTTCACACAGCTGAATTGCTGGGTGCGGAATGTGCTGGCCTTTTTGGCAGCCCTCTGCTTTATTGGCATTGCAGTGTCCCAGTTGATGGTCTACAGTCACAATCGGAGTgaccagcagcaggatcaggagGCGTCGAATTTCATCCAGGAGATCAAGTGGTTCCAGGACTATCACGTGGAAATCTATCTGGATCTGCTGCTCATCCTGGTGTTGGTCTGGTTCCTCAATCGCGAATTTGAGATTGGTTATCGGCTGACCTTCTACGGTAATGCGGTGGCCAATCAGGATAAGGTCCGGGTGCAGAACATGAAGAACCAGGCCGACATGCTGCTCCACAACATTATTCCCAAGCACGTGGCTGAGCATCTGAAGAACACGGCCAAGTACTCGGAGAACCATCACAACATAGCCATCATCTTTGCCTCGATCGTGAACTTCAATGAGATGTACGACGAGAGTTATCTGGGTGGCAAGGAGTTCCTGCGTGTGCTCAACGAGCTGATTGGTGACTTTGATGAGCTGCTCTCACGTCCAGAATTCCGGGCTGTGGAGAAGATCAAGACAATTGGTTCGACCTTCATGGCGGCCAGTGGATTGGATCCCTCGCATCGTGGCACGGGGGACGAGCATATTCACACACTGATGGAGTTCTCAATCGCCATGCAGGAGGTGGTGGATGCCTTCAACAAGGATCTGTTGGAGTTCAATCTCATCCTGCGGATTGGCATGAACATTGGCGATGTGACGGCGGGAGTAATCGGTACTAGCAAGCTGTACTACGATATTTGGGGCGATGCAGTCAATGTGGCCTCCAGAATGGACTCCACCGGGCTACCCAATCGCATCCAGGTGGGCAAGGATTGCCTGCCCTTCCTCACCAATCGCTATGAGTTCGAGCCACGTGGCAGTGTCTATGTAAAGGGCAAGGATCACATGGAGGTGTTCCTCTACACGACACGAAGAGATAATCCACCGGATGATGACGAGGCTGATAAGGTTGAACGGTTGCCAACCAAGAATAAGGAGTGCGTGGAGCGGGATGAGGATGTGGTGCAGGGCGAGCAGCAAGCGgaggacgatgacgaggaggaggaggaggaggacgatgacTTGCACTCCAGTGAGACCACCACGCTCTTCAAGTCACAGGAATCGCTGCAGGCGAATGGTGGCAGCCACTTGGCACCCACCGCCGCAGCCAccagccacacccacaccattACCctaaccaacaacaacaaccataacagcagcaacaacaacaacaacattgccaccagcaacacaacaacaacagccaacAACAACTCAATGCCAGTGGAAACTTAG